The Streptomyces laurentii region GCGAGGAAGGTCCGGTAGATCGTCTCGGAGTGGAACCAGTGGTTGGTGCCCGCGCCCATGAGGATCATGCAGCGGCCGTGCGAGCGCTCGGCGGTGTCGGCGAACTCCCGCGCGATACGGGTGACTTGACCGGCCGGGACCGAGGTCAGTGTCTCCTGCCAGGCGGGCGTGCCGACCGTGCTCGCGTCCTCGTACGAGCCGGGCCAGTCGCCCGGCAGACCCGGGCGCCCCACCCCGTACTGCGCGAGCAGCAGGTCGTACACCGTGGTGACCAGCGGCCCGTCGCCGCCGTCCTGGGACAGCCGGCGCACCGGGACACCGCGCCGCAGCACCGCGTCCTCCTCGTCGAAGCGCGGCAGCACGACCTCCGCGGACGCGCCCTCGCCTTCGCCCTCGCCCTCGCCGAAGAGGGTGAGCCGGGGGACGGTGTCGCCCAGGTCCAGGTTCCAGTCCGGCTTCCCGTCCGTCCCCCAGCGGTGCCCCAGCGTGCCGTTCGGCACCACCGGCTCCCCGGTCGCGTCGTCGACCAGGACCGTCTTCCAGGCGGCGTGCTCGACGTCCTGCCCGAGATCGGCGGCGGTCACGAACTTGCCCGGTACCAGGCCCCGTTCGGTCTCCCGCAGGGTCACCAGGAACGGCAGATCGGTGTACCGCCGCACGTAGTCCGCGAAGAACGGCGTCTCGCGGTCGACGAAGAACTCCTTGAGGACCACATGCCCCATGGCCAGGGCCAGCGCCCCGTCCGTGCCCGGGTGCGGATGCATCCACTCGTCGGCGAACTTGGTGTTGTCCGCGTAGTCCGGCGAGACCGTGACGACCTTCTGCCCCCGGTAGCGGGCCTCCGTCATCCAGTGCGCGTCCGGCGTCCGCGTCACCGGCACGTTCGAGCCCCACATCAGCAGATACGCGGCGTCCCACCAGTCGCCCGACTCCGGTACGTCGGTCTGGTCGCCGAACACCTGCGGCGAGGCCACCGGCAGGTCCGCGTACCAGTCGTAGAACGACAGCATCGGCGCGCCGATCAGCGAGTGGAAGCGGGCGCCCGCCGCGTGCGAGGCCATCGACATCGCCGGGATCGGCGAGAAGCCGGCGACCCGGTCCGGCCCGTGCTCCTTGATGGTGTGCACATGCGCGGCGGCGGCGATCTCCAGCGCCTCCTCCCACGTCGCGCGCACCAGGCCGCCCTTGCCGCGGGCCTGCTGATACGCGCGCCGGCGCACCGGGTCGCGCTGGATGTCGGCCCAGGCGAGCACCGGGTCCTTCAGCCGCTTCTTCGCCTCCCGGTACATCCGCAGCAGAGTGCCCCGGACGTACGGGTAGCGGACCCGGGTGGGGGAGTAGCTGTACCAGGAGAAGGACGCGCCGCGGGGGCAGCCGCGCGGCTCGTACTCCGGCCGGTCGGGGCCGACGGACGGATAGTCGGTGGCCTGCGTCTCCCAGGTGATGATGCCGTCCTTGACGTACACCTTCCACCGGCACGAACCCGTGCAGTTGACGCCGTGCGTCGAGTGCACGACCTTGTCGTGACTCCAGCGGTCGCGGTAGAACGACTCCCCCTCGCGGCCTCCGGTGCGGTGCACCTCCCGCAGGTCCTCGGAGACCTCGGCGCGGGAGAAGTACCTGCCCGCCCGCAGGAGGGTTTCGGCAGGGTTGGGCCTTGGCTGCACGTCCGGCTCCTTCACACGATGACGCGTCCGGTTCACTCGACGACGCGTCCGGCACGGCGAGCCTAAGCAGCGCGACCGGTGCGAAAGGGGGGCCGATCGGCCCTCCCCGCTGTGACCAAATCCCGTATCTGTCCCGGCGGATGGCGTGTGAGTCTGGATTCCGTGAGTGCTGTACGACGCTGGTTGCCCAACCAGCACGGAGCCTGGGCGATGCTCGCCGTCCCGTTCGTCACGGGCGTGCTGATCGGCGGCCCGGCCTGGATCGACCTCCCGCTGTTCGTGGCCTGGATACTGGCCTACGTCGCCGCCTTCCACGCCCAGCAATGGCTCCGGCTGCGCCGACTCTCACGCAACCCCCGCGCCGCCGCCCGGCACGTCCGGCCCGCGCTCGTCACCGGCGTGGCCACCGCCGCCGTCGGGATCCCGCTCGCCGTCGCCGAACCGTGGCTGCTGCTCGCCGCCGCCGCGATGACGCCGTTCCTCGCCGTCAACGCCTGGCACGCCCGGTACAACCGGGAACGCGACCTGCTCAACGGGATCGTCGCCGTCGTCCCCGCCTGCGGCATGCTCCTCGTCACCCTGCGGCTCGGCGGCGGCAGCCTCGGCCTTGTTGACGGACTGGCCCCGGCGGCCGCCTGCCTGCTCTACTTCGCCGGCACCGTCCCGTACGTGAAGACGATGATCCGCGAGCGCGACTCGCTCGCCTACCGGCGCGGATCCGTCGCGTACCACGCCCTCGCTCTGGTCGCGGCGACCCTGCTCAGCCCCTGGCTGGCGCTCCCCTTCGCCCTCTACCTGGCCCGCGCCGCCGCCCTGCCGGGCCGCCGCCTCACGCCCCCGGTGGTCGGCGCGGTGGAGCTGGCCGGCTCGCTGACGCTGATGGGGTTCCTGGTGGGGGTGTACGGGTGAGACCGGGGCGGGCCGGGGCGGCGCGGGCCCGGGTGGCGGCGGCCTACAACGCCTCGCGCTTGGTCAGCCAGTTGAAGCAGAGCCAGCCCGGCAGCACCGGCAGCCACAGGGTCAGCAGCCGGAACAGCAGCACCGCCGGTGTGGCGACCTCCAGGGGCAGGTTCACCGCCACCAGGCCGAGGGTCAGCGCGGTCTCGACCGCGCCGACACCGCCCGGCGTCGGCGCCGCCGAGCCGAGCGCGTTGCCCGCGAGGAAGACGACCGCCACGCTCGCGTAGCTGACGCTGACCTCGCCGTGTCCGAAGGCCCGCACCGAGGCGTCCAGGCAGAACACGAACGACGCGGTGAGCAGCAGCATCCCGCCGATGCCGGTGACCAGCTTCATCGGCCGCTGGACCACGTCCAGCATGCGCGGCACCACGCCCGCGAACAGCGAGCGCAGCCGCGTCGACACGAACTTCCGCAGGAACGGGATCGCCGTCACGACGAGGACCAGGACCGCGACCGTCAGCAGACCCGCGATCACCGTCCTCGACGGGGTGAACGACGGCGACTTCTCCGTCCCGGTCAGATAGCCGAAGGTCAGCAGGAGCAGGATGTGCGCTCCCAGGCCGAAGAGCTGCGACGCGCCGACGCTCGCCACCGCGAGCCCCGGGCGTACGCCCGCGCGCTGGAGGAAGCGGGTGTTCAGGGCCACACCGCCGACCGCCGCCGGGGCGACGATCTTCACGAACGAGCCGGCGACCTGCGCCGTCACCGTCCGCCGGAAGCCGACCCGCTCCGGCACGAAGCCGAGCAGGCTCATCGCCGCCGCGATGTAGCTCAGCGCCGCGAACAGCACGGCCGCCGCCACCCACCACCAGTCGGCGTGGCTGATCGCAGACAGCGGGGTCTTGGCGATCTGGCCGAGCAGGAAGTACGCGCCGATGGCGCCCGCGATCAGCGACACCAGGGTGCGCGGCTTGATCCGCTCCAGGCGGACCGGCTCCACCGGGGCCTGAGGGCGGATCAGGAGCACCTGCTGCCGGATCCGGACCAGCAGGTCCTCCTCGCGGGCCTCGTCCAGGGCCTCGTCGAGCGCGCGCTTCTCGGCCTTCTTGTCGGCCTGCTTCTCCGCCCGCGCCTCCTTGCGGGCGGTCGTCAGATTGGCGTGGGCCCGGGCCTCCGCCCGCGCCTGCCGGGCCGCCTCGGAGGCGGCGAGGACCGCGTCGCGCTCCCGCTTCGAGCGCTCGCGGCCGAGCCGGCGCAGCTCGGCGCGGGTCGACCGGCTGAGCGCGATCGGCTGGAGCAGGGGCATGCAGTCGGCGATCGCGTCGCCGCCCAGCACCTCGACGGCGAGGGCGACCGCCCGTTCGGGCCCCACCCGCAGGCCGAGAGTGGTGAGCAGCTGCGCGATGTCCATCCGCAGCACCAGGTCGCCGGCGGCGATCTCGCCGCCCCGCAGATCGGTCAGGATCACCTTGCCGGAACGATCCACCAGGATCGCGTCCCCCGCGAGCCGGCGGTGCGCGATCCGCCGCGACTGGAGGGCCTTCACCTGCCGCCAGGCACCGCGCACCAGGTCGTCGGTGATCTCGTCGTCGTCCAGCGAGTCCAGGGTCCGGCCGCCCAGGTGCTCGTACACGAGCATGACCGCGTCCGGGCCGAGCTCGGAGGTGGCGATCAGTTTGGGCGCGTTCGCGCCCGCCGCGATCGCCGCGTACGCGAGCAGCGCCTCCTGTTCCAGGGCCTGGCGCAGCGAGAGGATGGAGCGGCCGGTGGTGATGGAGCGCAGGGTGAGCCGCCGCCAGGCCCGGTAGAAGAAGCCGTGCGCCTGCTGTTCGCGGTCGACGACCGTCACGTCCAGCGGCGGGCCGTCCTCCAGGGTGACGACGTAGCGGCGGCCCCGGTCGCCGGTGTCCGCCGCGTCCGGCACGCCCTCGGCGCGCAGCGCGGTCACCGGCCGGAAGCCGACCCGGCGCAGTCCGGCGAGGAGCGTCTGCCCGGTCGGCCGGACGTTGGGTGAGCCGACCGCGTAGAGCGTGCCGTACGCCACCGTCCAGCCGATCAGGACGGTGAGGATGATCGAGAACGCGGTGGTGTAGCCGGCCACCAGCATCGTGAACGCGTCGAGCAGCAGCACCACCCACAGCACCACGCGCCAGCGCGGCCGGCGGGCCATGCCGACGGCCGTCATGTACGCGATGACGGGGGCGAGGTAGTTGTGGACGGGGTCGGTGAGCCCGCCCCCGGACTGCGGCTGGGTCAGCGCGTCCTGGATGGTGCCGGGCGCCACCTTCGCCACCCACAGATCGGTGGCGAGGGTCACCCCGTGCGCGAGGACGGCGGCGAGGACGCCGTCGGCGATCCGCAGTCCGTCACGTTTCACGAGCCGTTCGATGGCGAAGGCGACGGGGACCAGCAGGACGGCGATCGAGGAGAACAGCCCGGCGAGCTTGACGAAGATGTCGGGGGCGCCGCCGGCGCCCTTGTTGATGTCGTGCTCCAGGCCGGAGGTCGTGCCCTGGGCGAAGGCGGCGATGGCGAGGACGAGGGCGATGGCGAGGATGCCGACGAGCAGCCGCATGAGATCGGACGGACGATGCACGCGGGCGGCG contains the following coding sequences:
- a CDS encoding hypothetical protein (YwiC-like protein; pfam14256;~identified by MetaGeneAnnotator; putative;~predicted protein [Streptomyces sp. C]), with product MLAVPFVTGVLIGGPAWIDLPLFVAWILAYVAAFHAQQWLRLRRLSRNPRAAARHVRPALVTGVATAAVGIPLAVAEPWLLLAAAAMTPFLAVNAWHARYNRERDLLNGIVAVVPACGMLLVTLRLGGGSLGLVDGLAPAAACLLYFAGTVPYVKTMIRERDSLAYRRGSVAYHALALVAATLLSPWLALPFALYLARAAALPGRRLTPPVVGAVELAGSLTLMGFLVGVYG
- a CDS encoding hypothetical protein (Uncharacterized protein family (UPF0104); pfam03706;~identified by MetaGeneAnnotator; putative;~probable conserved integral membrane protein [Streptomyces venezuelae ATCC10712]); this encodes MAHDSRPERAPERVSGDEPLLAARVHRPSDLMRLLVGILAIALVLAIAAFAQGTTSGLEHDINKGAGGAPDIFVKLAGLFSSIAVLLVPVAFAIERLVKRDGLRIADGVLAAVLAHGVTLATDLWVAKVAPGTIQDALTQPQSGGGLTDPVHNYLAPVIAYMTAVGMARRPRWRVVLWVVLLLDAFTMLVAGYTTAFSIILTVLIGWTVAYGTLYAVGSPNVRPTGQTLLAGLRRVGFRPVTALRAEGVPDAADTGDRGRRYVVTLEDGPPLDVTVVDREQQAHGFFYRAWRRLTLRSITTGRSILSLRQALEQEALLAYAAIAAGANAPKLIATSELGPDAVMLVYEHLGGRTLDSLDDDEITDDLVRGAWRQVKALQSRRIAHRRLAGDAILVDRSGKVILTDLRGGEIAAGDLVLRMDIAQLLTTLGLRVGPERAVALAVEVLGGDAIADCMPLLQPIALSRSTRAELRRLGRERSKRERDAVLAASEAARQARAEARAHANLTTARKEARAEKQADKKAEKRALDEALDEAREEDLLVRIRQQVLLIRPQAPVEPVRLERIKPRTLVSLIAGAIGAYFLLGQIAKTPLSAISHADWWWVAAAVLFAALSYIAAAMSLLGFVPERVGFRRTVTAQVAGSFVKIVAPAAVGGVALNTRFLQRAGVRPGLAVASVGASQLFGLGAHILLLLTFGYLTGTEKSPSFTPSRTVIAGLLTVAVLVLVVTAIPFLRKFVSTRLRSLFAGVVPRMLDVVQRPMKLVTGIGGMLLLTASFVFCLDASVRAFGHGEVSVSYASVAVVFLAGNALGSAAPTPGGVGAVETALTLGLVAVNLPLEVATPAVLLFRLLTLWLPVLPGWLCFNWLTKREAL